TGAGGAGCGCGAACAGCGCGCTGAGCACCCCGTCGACCGTGGAGTTGGTGACGACGGTCCGCATGTCGTCCATGGACTTGGCCGGCGCCAGCACCTCGCCCGCGTCGATGCCCGCCTGGTACTTGTCGCGCTGGGCGAAGAAGCCGACCTTCACGTCGTCGGAGAAGATCTTCTGCCAGCTCGCTGTGAGCGTGACCGCCACGTCCCAGGCGAGCGGGACCGCGGTGACCCACGCCCACTTCAGGCGGCCGGACTTGACGAGCAGGGTGGTGCAGACGGCCAGCGCGACGGCGGCCAGCAGCTGGTTGGCGATGCCGAAGAGCGGGAAGAGCTGGTTGATGCCGCCCAGCGGGTCGTGCACGCCGACCCAGAGGAAGTAGCCCCAGCCGCCGACCACGACGGCACTGGCGAACCAGACGCCCGGCTTCCAGCTGACCTCGCGGAACGGCTTGTAGGCGTTGCCCAGCATGTCCTGGAGCATGAAGCGCCCGACCCGGGTGCCCGCGTCCACCGTCGTGAGGATGAAGAGCGCCTCGAACATGATGGCGAAGTGGTACCAGAACGCCTTCATGGCGGTTCCGCCGACCACCGCGGAGAAGATCTCCGCCATACCCAGCGCGAACGTGGGCGCACCGCCGGTCCGGGAGAGCAGGCTCGCCTCCTCGACGTCCTTCGCGGCCTGGGCCAGGGCGTCCGGGGTGATGGTGAAGCCGAAGTCGGCCACGGCCTGCGAGGCGGACTGGACGCTGTCGCCGATCACGCCGACGGGCGCGTTGATGGCGAAGTAGAGGCCGGGGTCGATGATGCAGGCGGCGATCATCGCCATGATCGCGACGAACGACTCGACCAGCATGGCGCCGTAGCCGATCATCCGGATCTGCGTCTCCTTCTGGACCATCTTCGGCGTGGTGCCCGAGGAGACCAGGGAGTGGAAGCCGGAGAGCGCGCCGCAGGCGATGGTGATGAAGACGAACGGGAACATCGAGCCGGCGAAGACCGGGCCCGAGCCGCTGGAGGCGAAGTCGGTGACCGCGGGCATCTTCAGGGTCGGCAGCGCGACGACCACGCCCACCGCCAGCAGCCCGATCGTGCCCACCTTCATGAAGGTGGAGAGGTAGTCGCGCGGGGCCAGCAGCAGCCACACGGGGAGCACGGAGGCCAGGAACCCGTACGCGATCATCCAGATGACCAGCGTGCCCGGCTCCAGCGTGAAGAAGTCCGCCCAGGACGACTCGGCGACCCAGCCGCCCGAGACGATCGCGAGCAGCAGCAGCGCGACGCCTATGAGGGAGACCTCGCTGACCTTGCCGGGCCGCAGGATACGCAGATAGACGCCCATGAAGAGGGCGATCGGGATCGTCATGCCGATGGAGAAGACGCCCCACGGCGAGTGCGCGAGCGCGTTCACGATGACCAGCGCGAGGACCGCGAGCAGGATGATCATGATGATGAAGACCGCGACCAGGGCGGCGATCCCGCCGACCGGGCCGATCTCGTCGCGCGCCATCTGACCGAGCGAACGGCCGTTGCGGCGGGTCGAGAAGAAGAGCGTCACCATGTCCTGGACGGCGCCGGCGAAGATGACGCCGACGACGAGCCAGATCGTGCCGGGCAGATACCCCATCTGGGCGGCGAGCACGGGCCCGACCAGCGGACCCGCTCCGGCGATGGCGGCGAAGTGGTGGCCGAACAGCACCCGTCGGTCGGTGGGATGGAAGTCGACACCGTTGTCCAGCCGTTCGGCCGGGGTCGCGCGGTTCTTGTCGGTCTTCAGCACCCGGTTGGCGATGAACCGGGAGTAGAAGCGGTACGCGATGGCATACGAACCGAGGGCCGCCGCCAGCATCCAGGCGGCGGATACCTCCTCACCCCGCGAGAGCGCGAGGGTGGCCCAGCCGATGGCGCCGGCCAGGGCCACCAGGCTCCAGACGGCTATGGACTTCGGGGTCGGTCCGCGCTGCCCCGTAGCTGGTGAGACAGGTGGTGCTGGTGTGGGCGATTCCGCCATGTGGTGCTCCGTCCCCTCGCTGATCACCGGTGCGATGGGCAGGAAATCTATGGGACGCGTCCGGCCAGCGTCACCCCCTGTCCGCATTGCGGTCCGGCAACGGTGATGTGTCGCAACAGGACACGGGCAGCGCGTTGACCCGGTTCACCCGGTGCGGCCCGGTCAGACCCAGCCCCGCCGGGCCGCCTCGGCGCCCGCCTGGAATCTGCTGCGGGCCTGCATCCGGGCCGTCAGCTCCGCGTTCATCCGGCGCACGGTGCGCAGGGACACCCCCAGGCGGCGGGCGGCGGTCGCGTCCGTGTGCCCCTTCGCCAGCAGCGACAGCAACTCGTCCTCCTGCGGGGTCAGCCCGTTGCCGTCGCGGGCGGGAGCGGAGCCGAGCGGGGTGGCGTCCGCCCACAGCTGCTCGAACAGCATCCGGGCCACCGCGACGGCCCCCTTGCTGCGCAACTCCAGGGCGCCCGCCCGCCCGTCGTCGGGGTCGAGCGGTACCAGCGCGACCTCACCGTCGACCACCACCATCACCAGCGGTAGCGTCGGCAGCGTCCGGCTCTCCGCGCCGAGCGACCCCAGCCGGTTCACATAGCGCAGGGTGGGCGGGTCGTTGCGGAAGCTGTCCTGGTAGATGCTGCGCAGCCGCACCCCGCGCTCCAGCGCCCGCCGGTCCAGCGGCCAACTCGCCTCCAGCGTGTCCGGGGACTGCGCGCCGCCGGGCAGCAGCGAGAGGCACTCCGCCCTGGCCAGCTCGGCCAGTTCGGTCAGCCGCTCGCGGACCGCGTCGAGCCCCTCCAGCCGTTTGACGACGTCGAAGCCGCCCGCCCGCCGTCCCCGGTCCGTGGTGAGGGCCGACATCGCGTCCCTGGCCACTTCAAGTCCGCGCTGCTGCCGGGCCAGTTCCGCCTCCCGGCGGGAGAGGAGGAACGGCAGGCTGGCCGCCGGATCCAGGGCCCGGAAGACCGGCGGGCCCTGCTCCGTACCGCTGGGGCCGTCGTCCAGCAGACACAGCTCGGCCAACTGGTCCAGGGCCCGGCGCACATCCTCCTCGCTCCGCCCCAGCCGCGCCACGATCTCGTCGAACCGCAGCTCCGGTTCCTCCAGGACGAGCCGGTAGACCAGCTCCGTCCGCGCGTCCAGCCCCAGCACCTCTAACATCCCTGGCTCCCCCGCCGATGTCACGCCGTCCCCGCACGCCGGTGCGGGGCGTCCCTTCAGCACCGGCGCGAGTGTAGGGGTGGGGCGTTGTGAAGGTATAGACCAGGTCCACGGGGTGGATGGGCCCAGGAGCGCGCGCGTGGCCGGAAACGCCGAGGCCCGCCGGCGGCCGGAAGGCACCGCGACGGCGGGGGCGGATGGCCGCAAGGTGTCAGGCAGTCACCTGCCACCATCGCATCGTCCCAGGCCGCGGGCCCCGAAAGCGCGTTCCCCCGGCTGGCACTCTGCTGCCCCGCAGCTTTCGGCCACCCGGTAACCGTGGCCCCCCGCACGGCGATGGCGACAGGATCTGGCCGTCACAAGCCATTCACACACCGCTACGTTCCGAGGAGTTTCCCCATGCGGGCGTTCCCCCTCCCTGCCCTTCACCACACGTCGGCCGCCGCCGCCCGCGCCCTTCCGGCGGCGGCCCTGTGCGCCGCGGCGGCCCGGGACGGCTTCTCCTGGGGGTGACCCCGGAGAACGGGACGCCTCCGTGTTCCTGGTGACGGCGCTCCTCGTGCGCGCCGGGCCCCCGCGCCCCGACCGGTGGACGGCCCGGGACCTGGCCCGCTGGCTGCGCTCCCGCCACCTCCGGGCCGGACCGCACACACCCGGACCGGTCCACATGTACGTCGTCGAGGGCCCGGACGGCACGGTCCGCGCCGCGCTGTACATGGAGAGCCCCGACCCCGTCCACGCCGAACTGGCCGCGCTGGAACACCTCCTGGCGGCCCTGAGCGCCGCCCGGCCCTCCTCGCTGGACTGGCGGCCCGCCGCACTCGGCGGCGTCTCGGCCCGCCCGGGCCCGCACCGCCTCCCCGAACCGAAAGGACCGGACCCGCCATGCCACGGGAGCGCCCCTCCGTGTCAGTGATCATCCCCAACCACAACTACGAGAAGACCCTGCGGGCCTGCCTGGAATCCGTCTACGCCCAGACCCTGCGCCCGCTGGACGTCGTCGTCGTGGACGACGCCAGCACCGACGGTTCCCGCGACATCGCCCGCGCGTTCCCCTGCGTCCTGGTGGCCCGCCCGGAGAACGGCGGGGTCTCCGCCGCCCGCAACCTGGGCGTCGCCGCCTCCGCCGGCCAGGTGCTCTTCTTCCTCGACTCCGACATCGCCCTGGCGCCCGACGCGATCGAGAACGCCGTCGACCTGCTCATGGATGATCCGGAGACCGGCTGCGTCCACGGCGTCCTCGACCCCGAACCGCTCTTCGACGACGGCCCGGTCGAGGTCTACCACTGCCTGCACGCGCACTTCTGGCGCCACCGCAGCGCCGGAGTCGTCGGCACCGCCTTCTTCGCGCTGGCCGCGATCGAGCGCTCCGTCTTCGACGCGACCGGGCCCTTCGACGAGAACCTCCGCGACTCCGAGGACGTCGAGTACAGCGACCGCCTCGCCGCCACCCACCGCATCCGGCTCAGCGAGCGGGTGACCGGCCGCCACGACGACGTGGACCGGCTGCTGCCGATGCTCGCCGAGCAGTACCGCCGCTCCCAACTCCTCGTCCCCGTCGCCGCCGTGGAACGCCGGCGCGGCGGCGGACTGCGCGCCAACCGTACGGGGGGCGTCCTCGCCGCCGGGCTGGTCCCCCTCACGCTTCCGTTCGCCCTGCTCACCCCCTGGCTGCTCGCGGTGCCGCTCGCCTGCGCCGCGGCCTTCGCCCTGGCGGACGTGGGCCTGTCCCGCTTCGTGGCGCGCCGCAAGGGGTGGCTCTTCCTCATCCGCTTCACCGCGCTGCACTTCGCGGTGCATCTCGCCCTGGTGCTCGGCGCGGTGGTCGGCGGCGCGCGCTGGCTGGTGGACCCGCGCTTCGGCCCCTCGGCCCGGGGCCGCCGCGCCGTCCGCGACGATCCGGCCCCGGCGGCGGCACCGTGAGCGCCGGGGCGGACCGGGAGCCGGAAGCCCCAACGCCCGGGGGCGCGCTTCGGGAGCCCGCACGGTCCGAAGCGGCGTCGCCGGGGCCGGGGGCCGTACGGTCCGGGGGCGGGCTGCCGGAGGCCGGCCCGTCGGACGCCGTACCCCCGGACGCCGGCCCGTCGGATGCCGCGCCGCCGGACGCCGGTCCTCCCGAGGCCGCGCCAGGCCCCTCCCGGTGGGCCCGGGCGCTGCGTCCCGCCGCCGCACTCGTCCTCGTCGCGGCCACCTGCTTCGCCGTCGGCGGTTCGCTGCGCGCGGCCGGTACGGAGCTGGCCGATGCCGCCGGCCGGCCAGGGGGAGTGCTCCTGCTGGGCGCGGCCCTGGTCGCCAACGCCGCCGGACTCGTCCTGTCGATGCTCTCCTGGCGCGTCCTGGTGGTGGACGGCGGCTCCCCGGCCCGTACCAGCGACACCGCCCGCATCTTCTTCATCGGCGTCATCAGCAAGTTCGTCCCCGGCCGTATCTGGGGCGTCCTCGCCCACATCCAGCTCGGCAAGGCCGTCGGCATCGCCCCCGAGCGGATGATCGCCGCCTTCGGACTCGGCCTCGTCATCGGGATGACCACCGGGGCCGCCGCCGGACTCCTCGTCGCCCCGGCCGTGTTCGGTTCGGGCGCCTGGGCCTTCGCCCCGCTCGTACTGCTCGCGGCGGCCGCCGTGGCCCGGCCCGGCTGGGTGGGCCGGCTCGTCGCGTGGACGATGCGGCTGGCCCGCCGCCCCGCCGGGGCCGCCGACAGCTCGCCCCGCGCCCTGCGGCTGTCCATCGGCTGGGCCTGCGCCTCCTGGGCGGTCTCCGGGCTCCACCTGTGGGTCATCGCCGTCCTGCTCGGCGCCCCGCCGCTGCTCTCCCTGCCCGTCTGCGTCGGCGGCTTCGCCCTCGCCACCGTCGCCGGAAGCCTCGCCTTCGTCCTGCCCGACGGCTGGGGAGCGCGCGAGCTCGTCCTCCTCGCCCCCCTCGGCGCGGTCATGCCGCTCTCCGCCGCCACCGCCGCCGTCATCGCCAGCCGGCTCGTCTGCGTGCTCAGCGAGGTCGCCGCCACCGGCGCCGCCCTCGCCTGGGCCCGCGCCGCCGGACCCCTGCCCGCCCCCCGACCCGCGCTCCGGGAAGGAGCCGCATGACCCCCGACGCACCTCCCCTGCTCACCGTGGACGACTGCGAACGACTGTCGACGCGCCAGGTGCACGAGCTGTACCGGTCCCACGTCAACAAGAGCCAGGTCTCCCTGATGACCTCCTTCGGCTTCGGCCGCGAACTCGTCGACCACGCCGAGGGATCCTGGATCCACACCCGCGACGGACGCCGGATCCTCGACTTCACCGGCGGCGTCGGCGTCCTCAACCACGGCCACAACCACCCGCGCATCCTCGCCGCCCGCCGCCGCTTCCAGGAACAGCGCCGGATGGAGGTCCACAAGACCTACTTCTCGCCCTACATCGCCGCCCTCGGCCACAACCTCGCCCGGCTGCTCCCCGGCGACCTGAACCTCTCCTTCTTTCCCAACTCCGGGGCGGAGGCCGTCGAGGGTGCGGTGAAACTCGCGTACAAATACCACGGCGGCCGCCGCAAGCAGATCCTGCACGCCGACATCAGCTTCCACGGCAAACTGCTCGGCTCGGGCAGCCTCACCGGCAGCGCCCAGAACGCCTTCGCCTTCCCCGGCATCCCCGGCGTCTCCGCCTTCCGGTACGGCGACCTCGACTCCGTACGGCAGGCGGTCGCGGGGGCCCGCGACGCCAAGGGCCGCTGCGACGTCTACGCGATCCTCATCGAACCCTTCTCCGCGTCCACCATGACCGAGTGCTCCGAGGAGTTCCTGCGCGGGCTGCGAGAGCTGTGCACCCGGGAGAAGATCGTGCTGATCTTCGACGAGATCTACACCGGCTGGGGCAAGACCGGCAGCCTCTTCCACTTCATGCGCTACCCGGACCTGGTCCCGGACGTGGTGACCACATCGAAGTCCTTCGGCGGCGGCAAGTCCTCCATCTCCGCCTTCGTGGCCCGCGAGCCCGTCTTCCGCGCGGCGTACGACAGCCTCGGCGACGCCATGCTCCAGTCCACCAGCACCACCTACTACGGTTTCGGCGAGGAGACCGCCACCGCGCTGGAGGCCGTCAACATCGCGGTCGAGGACGACTACCCGGCCCGCGCCCGCGCCATCGAACGCGTCCTGAAACCGGGTCTGGAGAGGCTGCGCAAGCAGTACCCCGACCTCGTCGCCGACGTCCGGGGCGCCGGCGCGCTGTACGGGATCTTCCTCGACGGCGGGCCCCGCCTCCTGGACCTCGCCGCCAAGATCGCCCCCGGCGGCCTCGCCCGCGACCCGCTGCTTCGGACCAAGGTCATCACCTGCGCGGTCGTCAACGCCATGTACCACGACCACGACGTGTACATGTACTACACGCTCAACGGCCGCAGCCCCCTGGTGGCCGCCCCCTCCCTGGTCGCCGGACCGGACGAGGTGGAGATCTTCCTCGACGCCTTCGACCGGACCCTGGCCAAGGGCATGAACCGGCTCCTCACCGCCTTCTTCAAGGACAAGGCGGTGTCCCGATGGGCGGCCTGACCATCGCCGTGACCGGCGCCGCCGGCATGCTCGGCTCCCACCTCGTCGCCCGGCTCGCCGCCGACGGCCACGACGTCGTCGGGATCGACCTGCGCGACGACCCCCGGCCGCCCGCCGGAGCCCGGCACGTCGTCGCGGACATCCGGGACGGGGCCGCGCTCGCCCGTGCCTTCGACGGGGCCCACGCGCTGGTGCACTGCGCCGCCGCCCTGCCCAGCTACCCCGTCGACCAGATCCGCTCCATCACCGTCGACGGCACCCGCGCCGTCCTGACGGCCGCACAACGGGCCCGCGTCGAACGGGTCGTGCACATCTCCTCCACCGCCGTCTACGGGCTGCCGAAGCGGGTCCCCACCCCGGAGGAGCACCCCCGCGAGCCCGTCGACCCGTACAGCAGGGCCAAGGCCGGGGCCGAGGAGGTCTGCGAGGAGTTCCGGGGGCGGGGGATGTGCCTGCCGGTGCTGCGGCCCAAGACCTTCCTGGGACCCGGCCGGATGGGCCTCTTCTCGATGCTCTTCGAATGGGCCGAGGAGCGGCGCAACTTCCCCGTCCTGGGCCGGGGCGACGTCCGCATCCAGATGTTCGGCATGGCCGACCTGGTCGAGGCCGTGGTGCTCGCCCTGCACGCCCCGCCCGAGGTCGCGAACGACGTCTACAACCTGGGCGCCGCCGAATTCGGCACCCTGCGCGAGGACTTCCAGGCCGTGCTGGACGCGGCCGGACACGGCAGACGCGTGGTCCCGCTGCCGGCAGCACCGGCACTCGCGGTCCTGCGCACGCTGGAGCGCACCAGGCTCTCCCCGGTCTACGGGCGGCTGCTGTTCAAGCTCCTCGACGACAGTTACGTGGACATCGCCCGGGCCACCGAACGGCTCGGCTTCCGTCCCGCGCTCTCCAACCGGGACGCCATCCTCGGCACGTACGCGTGGTGGCGCACCCAGCGGCGGGCCGGCGCCCCCGCTCCCGGAGCCGGCCGGACCAGCCGGGACCCGTGGCGCCAAGGGGCGCTCGGCCTGGCCAAGGTCTTCTTCTGATCCCCTGGAGCCCTGCCGTGGACATCACCCGGTCGTCCCCCGCGCCCGTGCGCGTGGCGGCAGTCCCACCCGAACCCGCCGACCTCACCACTCTGCCCGAGGCGGCCGGCTTCACCGGCCTCACCCCGCCGGAACCGGCCGTCAGGACCGAGCCCTCCGCCCTGCCCGAACCCGCCTGTGCCGAGCCGCTCAAGACCCCGTCCCCGGGCGGCGCACGGCAGCGCTACCGGAACCGGCCGCGCGATCTCCTCGCGCTCCTGCGCCCCGGCCAGTGGGTCAAGAATCTGGCCGTCGTCCCGCTCGCCCTCCTCGACATCCACCCCTGGGGGCCCGCAGCCCTCCTGCGCACCGGCTGGGCGATCCTCGGCTTCGTCCTCGCCTCCGCCATCGTCTACGTCGTCAACGACGTCGCCGACCGGGAGCGGGACCGGCTGCACCCGGTCAAACGCCACCGCCCGCTCGCCTCCGGCCGGGTCTCCCCGGCCGCCGCCACCGCCCTGACCGGGCTCCTCGCCCTCACGCTGACCGGCTGGGCGGTGGCCGGACCCGCCTGGCTGTGGTGGCCCACCGCCCTCTACCTGGCGCTCAGCCTCGCGTACTCCCAGGGGCTCAAACACGTACCGCTGGTGGACGCGTTCATCGTGGCGGCCGGCTTCGTCCTCCGGTTCCTCCAAGGGGCGCTGCTCGTCGGCGCCCGGCCCTCCGAATGGCTGGCCCTCTGCGTCTTCTCGCTCTGCCTGATGCTGGCGCTCGGCAAACGCCGCCACGAGATGACGGCGGCGGGCCGTGCCCACCGCCCCGCCCTGCGCGGCTACACGCTCGCCTTCCTCGACCACCTGGTCGTCCTGGTCGCCGTGCTGACGGCCGTCAGTTACGTGCTCTACCTCCGCGACGACGCGTCCCTCGCCGCCGGGGCCTCCTTCGTCACCCTGCTCTCCGCCCCCTGCGCCGTCTTCGGCCTCGCCCGCTACCTCCAGCTCCTCCTGGTCGAGGAGGGCGGCGGCAACCCCGTCCACGCCCTGTTCCGGGACCGCGCGACCCTCGTCAACGCAGGACTCTGGGCGCTCCTCGTCAGCTTCGCCCTCCTCCTCCCGCACCCGTCCGGCTGACCTTCCCGTTCCGTCCGCCCGGCCCCTCGCTCCCGTCCGCCGGCCCCGCCCGCATCCGCCCTCCGACCGCCCGAAGGCGTCCCATGAACCGGAAGCACCCCCTCGTCTCCGTCGTCATCCCCAACTACAACTACGGCCGCGCCCTGGAACTCTGCCTGCGCGCCGCCCTGGCCCAGACCTACGAGCCCCTGGAGGTGCTCCTCGTCGACGACTGCTCCACCG
This sequence is a window from Streptomyces parvus. Protein-coding genes within it:
- a CDS encoding carbon starvation CstA family protein gives rise to the protein MAESPTPAPPVSPATGQRGPTPKSIAVWSLVALAGAIGWATLALSRGEEVSAAWMLAAALGSYAIAYRFYSRFIANRVLKTDKNRATPAERLDNGVDFHPTDRRVLFGHHFAAIAGAGPLVGPVLAAQMGYLPGTIWLVVGVIFAGAVQDMVTLFFSTRRNGRSLGQMARDEIGPVGGIAALVAVFIIMIILLAVLALVIVNALAHSPWGVFSIGMTIPIALFMGVYLRILRPGKVSEVSLIGVALLLLAIVSGGWVAESSWADFFTLEPGTLVIWMIAYGFLASVLPVWLLLAPRDYLSTFMKVGTIGLLAVGVVVALPTLKMPAVTDFASSGSGPVFAGSMFPFVFITIACGALSGFHSLVSSGTTPKMVQKETQIRMIGYGAMLVESFVAIMAMIAACIIDPGLYFAINAPVGVIGDSVQSASQAVADFGFTITPDALAQAAKDVEEASLLSRTGGAPTFALGMAEIFSAVVGGTAMKAFWYHFAIMFEALFILTTVDAGTRVGRFMLQDMLGNAYKPFREVSWKPGVWFASAVVVGGWGYFLWVGVHDPLGGINQLFPLFGIANQLLAAVALAVCTTLLVKSGRLKWAWVTAVPLAWDVAVTLTASWQKIFSDDVKVGFFAQRDKYQAGIDAGEVLAPAKSMDDMRTVVTNSTVDGVLSALFALLIIVVLVDAGRVCYKAIRDPESVKLHETPYVGSRLVAPASLFATKEEKAELAAAGVGPEGGIRKEPAETGSRT
- a CDS encoding helix-turn-helix transcriptional regulator; the protein is MLEVLGLDARTELVYRLVLEEPELRFDEIVARLGRSEEDVRRALDQLAELCLLDDGPSGTEQGPPVFRALDPAASLPFLLSRREAELARQQRGLEVARDAMSALTTDRGRRAGGFDVVKRLEGLDAVRERLTELAELARAECLSLLPGGAQSPDTLEASWPLDRRALERGVRLRSIYQDSFRNDPPTLRYVNRLGSLGAESRTLPTLPLVMVVVDGEVALVPLDPDDGRAGALELRSKGAVAVARMLFEQLWADATPLGSAPARDGNGLTPQEDELLSLLAKGHTDATAARRLGVSLRTVRRMNAELTARMQARSRFQAGAEAARRGWV
- a CDS encoding glycosyltransferase; this encodes MIIPNHNYEKTLRACLESVYAQTLRPLDVVVVDDASTDGSRDIARAFPCVLVARPENGGVSAARNLGVAASAGQVLFFLDSDIALAPDAIENAVDLLMDDPETGCVHGVLDPEPLFDDGPVEVYHCLHAHFWRHRSAGVVGTAFFALAAIERSVFDATGPFDENLRDSEDVEYSDRLAATHRIRLSERVTGRHDDVDRLLPMLAEQYRRSQLLVPVAAVERRRGGGLRANRTGGVLAAGLVPLTLPFALLTPWLLAVPLACAAAFALADVGLSRFVARRKGWLFLIRFTALHFAVHLALVLGAVVGGARWLVDPRFGPSARGRRAVRDDPAPAAAP
- a CDS encoding lysylphosphatidylglycerol synthase domain-containing protein — its product is MSAGADREPEAPTPGGALREPARSEAASPGPGAVRSGGGLPEAGPSDAVPPDAGPSDAAPPDAGPPEAAPGPSRWARALRPAAALVLVAATCFAVGGSLRAAGTELADAAGRPGGVLLLGAALVANAAGLVLSMLSWRVLVVDGGSPARTSDTARIFFIGVISKFVPGRIWGVLAHIQLGKAVGIAPERMIAAFGLGLVIGMTTGAAAGLLVAPAVFGSGAWAFAPLVLLAAAAVARPGWVGRLVAWTMRLARRPAGAADSSPRALRLSIGWACASWAVSGLHLWVIAVLLGAPPLLSLPVCVGGFALATVAGSLAFVLPDGWGARELVLLAPLGAVMPLSAATAAVIASRLVCVLSEVAATGAALAWARAAGPLPAPRPALREGAA
- a CDS encoding aspartate aminotransferase family protein; the protein is MTPDAPPLLTVDDCERLSTRQVHELYRSHVNKSQVSLMTSFGFGRELVDHAEGSWIHTRDGRRILDFTGGVGVLNHGHNHPRILAARRRFQEQRRMEVHKTYFSPYIAALGHNLARLLPGDLNLSFFPNSGAEAVEGAVKLAYKYHGGRRKQILHADISFHGKLLGSGSLTGSAQNAFAFPGIPGVSAFRYGDLDSVRQAVAGARDAKGRCDVYAILIEPFSASTMTECSEEFLRGLRELCTREKIVLIFDEIYTGWGKTGSLFHFMRYPDLVPDVVTTSKSFGGGKSSISAFVAREPVFRAAYDSLGDAMLQSTSTTYYGFGEETATALEAVNIAVEDDYPARARAIERVLKPGLERLRKQYPDLVADVRGAGALYGIFLDGGPRLLDLAAKIAPGGLARDPLLRTKVITCAVVNAMYHDHDVYMYYTLNGRSPLVAAPSLVAGPDEVEIFLDAFDRTLAKGMNRLLTAFFKDKAVSRWAA
- a CDS encoding NAD(P)-dependent oxidoreductase, encoding MGGLTIAVTGAAGMLGSHLVARLAADGHDVVGIDLRDDPRPPAGARHVVADIRDGAALARAFDGAHALVHCAAALPSYPVDQIRSITVDGTRAVLTAAQRARVERVVHISSTAVYGLPKRVPTPEEHPREPVDPYSRAKAGAEEVCEEFRGRGMCLPVLRPKTFLGPGRMGLFSMLFEWAEERRNFPVLGRGDVRIQMFGMADLVEAVVLALHAPPEVANDVYNLGAAEFGTLREDFQAVLDAAGHGRRVVPLPAAPALAVLRTLERTRLSPVYGRLLFKLLDDSYVDIARATERLGFRPALSNRDAILGTYAWWRTQRRAGAPAPGAGRTSRDPWRQGALGLAKVFF
- a CDS encoding UbiA prenyltransferase family protein codes for the protein MDITRSSPAPVRVAAVPPEPADLTTLPEAAGFTGLTPPEPAVRTEPSALPEPACAEPLKTPSPGGARQRYRNRPRDLLALLRPGQWVKNLAVVPLALLDIHPWGPAALLRTGWAILGFVLASAIVYVVNDVADRERDRLHPVKRHRPLASGRVSPAAATALTGLLALTLTGWAVAGPAWLWWPTALYLALSLAYSQGLKHVPLVDAFIVAAGFVLRFLQGALLVGARPSEWLALCVFSLCLMLALGKRRHEMTAAGRAHRPALRGYTLAFLDHLVVLVAVLTAVSYVLYLRDDASLAAGASFVTLLSAPCAVFGLARYLQLLLVEEGGGNPVHALFRDRATLVNAGLWALLVSFALLLPHPSG